From the Jatrophihabitans endophyticus genome, one window contains:
- a CDS encoding LysE family translocator, translating into MLVALGSFALAAAVLVLLPGPDTLVIIRSIVRGGRRRGVATVLGIQTGLVVWITAAVLGLAALLRASEVAYTALRIVGAAYLIWLGVQSWRSRGRAVADPAVEGAAVEGAAGAAGRRALAGTGFRAGLLSNLFNPKVGVFFVTFLPAFVPAGSPVTPTLLLFGAVFVLLNLAYQLPLVLLATKVTELFSRERVRRRMDAVAGAVLIGFGVRLATEG; encoded by the coding sequence GTGCTCGTCGCCCTCGGCTCCTTCGCCCTCGCCGCCGCCGTCCTCGTGCTGCTGCCCGGGCCGGACACGCTGGTGATCATCCGCAGCATCGTCCGCGGCGGCCGCCGTCGCGGGGTGGCGACCGTGCTCGGCATCCAGACCGGTCTCGTGGTGTGGATCACCGCCGCCGTCCTCGGCCTCGCCGCGCTGCTGCGCGCGAGCGAGGTCGCCTACACCGCCCTGCGCATCGTCGGTGCCGCGTATCTCATCTGGCTGGGGGTGCAGTCGTGGCGCTCCCGCGGTCGCGCCGTCGCCGATCCGGCCGTCGAGGGTGCCGCCGTCGAGGGTGCTGCCGGTGCCGCGGGGCGTCGCGCGCTCGCCGGCACGGGCTTCCGGGCCGGGCTGTTGAGCAACCTGTTCAACCCCAAGGTGGGCGTGTTCTTCGTGACGTTCCTGCCCGCGTTCGTCCCGGCGGGTTCGCCGGTGACGCCCACCCTGCTGCTGTTCGGCGCCGTCTTCGTGCTGCTCAACCTGGCCTACCAGCTACCGCTCGTACTCCTCGCCACCAAGGTCACCGAGCTCTTCTCGCGCGAGCGCGTCCGTCGCCGCATGGACGCCGTGGCGGGCGCCGTCCTCATCGGCTTCGGCGTCCGGCTCGCCACCGAGGGCTGA
- a CDS encoding DUF3145 family protein: MSSARTGSNSAAKTTRGVVFMHCCPSALAPHVEWALAGVLARPARLEWVGQPAAPQHLRAEVAWSGPVGTAAAIAAALRAWPMLVFEITEDGTAITDGERLAYVPGRGFHRSAVSANGDVIVGEERLRGLLSRARTVEEYRHGLTELLGSAWDAELEPYRAGGDGAPVTLLHSAG, encoded by the coding sequence ATGTCCAGTGCCCGCACGGGGTCCAATTCGGCTGCGAAGACGACGCGAGGCGTCGTCTTCATGCACTGCTGCCCGTCCGCCCTCGCGCCGCACGTGGAGTGGGCGCTGGCCGGTGTGCTCGCCCGTCCCGCCCGCTTGGAGTGGGTGGGTCAGCCGGCCGCTCCGCAGCACCTGCGTGCCGAGGTCGCGTGGTCCGGCCCGGTGGGCACCGCCGCCGCCATCGCCGCGGCGCTGCGCGCCTGGCCGATGCTGGTCTTCGAGATCACCGAGGACGGCACCGCCATCACCGACGGCGAACGCCTCGCCTATGTCCCCGGTCGCGGCTTCCATCGCAGCGCGGTCTCGGCCAATGGCGACGTGATCGTGGGGGAGGAGCGGCTGCGCGGCCTGCTCTCGCGGGCGCGCACCGTCGAGGAGTACCGCCACGGCCTCACCGAGCTGCTCGGCTCGGCGTGGGACGCCGAGCTCGAGCCCTACCGCGCCGGCGGCGACGGTGCCCCCGTCACGCTGCTGCACTCCGCGGGCTGA